One genomic segment of Pandoraea sputorum includes these proteins:
- a CDS encoding acyl-CoA thioesterase produces the protein MSTPTPALTALPEEKELALRVMPMPADANAHGDVFGGWIMSQVDIAGSIPAAQRANGRVATIAVNSFLFKEPVFVGDLLSFYATIVKTGNTSITVYVEAYAQRMRLSHEIVKVTEAMVTYVATDEDRRPRPLPKLEAVS, from the coding sequence ATGAGTACCCCGACCCCTGCCCTCACGGCCCTGCCCGAAGAAAAAGAACTGGCGTTGCGCGTGATGCCGATGCCCGCCGACGCCAACGCCCATGGCGACGTCTTCGGCGGCTGGATCATGTCGCAGGTCGACATCGCCGGCTCGATTCCCGCCGCGCAACGCGCCAACGGCCGTGTGGCGACCATCGCCGTCAATTCGTTTCTGTTCAAGGAGCCGGTCTTCGTCGGCGACTTGCTCAGCTTCTACGCCACTATCGTCAAGACGGGCAACACGTCGATTACCGTCTACGTCGAGGCTTACGCCCAGCGCATGCGCCTGTCGCACGAGATCGTCAAAGTGACCGAGGCCATGGTGACGTATGTCGCGACAGACGAAGACCGCCGTCCGCGCCCGCTGCCGAAGCTCGAGGCCGTCAGTTGA
- a CDS encoding enoyl-CoA hydratase, whose protein sequence is MEDVLVQRQGAVQVLTLNRVQKKNAITADMYQALADGINEAEDDASLRVILIQGQPEAFSAGNDLEDFLKNPPKDESAPVFQFLRAISQATKPIVAAVAGNAVGVGTTMLLHCDVVYAADSARFALPFSQLALCPEAASSWLLPRVSGYHRAAEKLLFGEPFDVNEAVAMGFVNRIVPAAELAEFAAKRAAQLAAMPAGSLRVTKQLMKADGASDVQARIGEEGVEFAKRLLSPEAREAFTAFFEKRKPDFTKIS, encoded by the coding sequence ATGGAAGACGTATTGGTGCAGCGTCAGGGCGCGGTGCAGGTGCTCACGCTCAACCGCGTTCAGAAGAAAAATGCGATCACCGCCGACATGTATCAGGCGCTCGCGGACGGTATCAACGAAGCCGAAGACGACGCGTCGCTGCGCGTGATCCTGATTCAGGGCCAGCCCGAAGCCTTCTCGGCGGGCAACGACCTCGAAGACTTTCTGAAGAATCCGCCGAAGGACGAGAGCGCGCCCGTATTTCAGTTCCTGCGTGCGATCAGTCAGGCGACCAAGCCGATCGTAGCCGCCGTGGCAGGCAATGCCGTCGGCGTGGGTACGACGATGCTGCTGCACTGCGACGTGGTCTACGCGGCCGATTCGGCCCGTTTTGCGCTGCCGTTCTCGCAACTGGCGCTGTGCCCGGAAGCCGCGTCGAGCTGGCTGCTGCCACGTGTGTCGGGCTATCACCGCGCCGCTGAAAAGCTGCTCTTCGGTGAGCCGTTCGACGTGAACGAAGCGGTCGCGATGGGGTTCGTCAACCGGATCGTGCCTGCCGCCGAGCTGGCAGAGTTCGCGGCAAAGCGTGCTGCGCAACTGGCTGCCATGCCTGCGGGGTCGCTGCGCGTGACAAAACAACTGATGAAGGCCGACGGCGCAAGCGATGTACAGGCACGCATTGGCGAGGAGGGCGTCGAGTTCGCCAAGCGTTTGCTGTCGCCCGAGGCCCGTGAAGCGTTCACGGCTTTCTTCGAGAAGCGCAAGCCGGATTTCACGAAGATTTCGTGA
- a CDS encoding acetyl-CoA C-acyltransferase, translating to MSKQLQDAYIVAATRAPIGKAPKGSYKNTRPDDLLATILKSTLSQVPDLDPKVIEDAIIGCAIPEAQQGLNVARIGALLSGLPNTVGGVTVNRFCASGLTALAMAADRIRVGEADAMIAGGIESMSMVPMMGNTPSLSPSIFERDENVGIAYGMGLTAEKVAQQWGVTREAQDAFALASHQKAIKAQQAGEFANEITPIEIVERFPNLATGEVSVKTRTLSLDEGPRPDTSIEGLGKLRPVFANKGSVTAGNSSQTSDGAGALLVVSEKILKQFNLTPLARFVSFAVRGVPPEIMGIGPKEAIPAALRAAGLSQQDMDWIELNEAFAAQALAVIKDLDLDTSKVNPMGGAIALGHPLGATGAIRAATVVHALRRHNLKYGMVTMCVGTGMGAAGIIERM from the coding sequence ATGAGCAAACAACTGCAAGACGCCTATATCGTTGCCGCCACGCGTGCGCCGATCGGCAAGGCACCCAAGGGCAGCTACAAGAACACGCGTCCGGACGATCTGCTCGCGACCATCCTCAAAAGCACGCTGTCTCAGGTGCCGGATCTCGATCCGAAGGTCATCGAGGACGCGATCATCGGCTGCGCGATTCCCGAAGCTCAGCAGGGCCTGAACGTGGCGCGTATCGGTGCGCTGCTCTCGGGACTGCCGAACACGGTCGGCGGCGTTACCGTCAACCGTTTCTGCGCCTCGGGCCTGACCGCGCTGGCGATGGCCGCCGACCGCATTCGTGTGGGTGAAGCCGACGCCATGATCGCCGGCGGCATCGAAAGCATGAGCATGGTGCCGATGATGGGCAACACGCCGTCGCTCTCGCCGTCGATCTTCGAGCGCGACGAGAACGTGGGCATCGCCTACGGCATGGGTTTGACCGCCGAGAAGGTCGCGCAGCAGTGGGGCGTGACCCGCGAAGCGCAGGATGCCTTCGCGCTGGCTTCGCACCAGAAGGCGATCAAGGCACAACAGGCAGGCGAGTTCGCGAACGAGATCACGCCGATCGAGATCGTCGAGCGTTTCCCGAATCTGGCAACCGGCGAAGTGTCGGTGAAGACGCGCACGCTCTCGCTCGACGAAGGTCCGCGTCCAGACACGTCCATCGAAGGGCTGGGCAAACTGCGTCCCGTGTTCGCGAACAAGGGCTCGGTGACGGCCGGTAACAGCTCGCAGACGTCGGATGGCGCCGGTGCGTTGCTCGTCGTAAGCGAAAAGATCCTCAAGCAGTTCAACCTCACGCCGCTCGCGCGTTTCGTGTCGTTCGCCGTGCGCGGCGTGCCGCCCGAGATCATGGGTATCGGGCCGAAGGAAGCGATTCCGGCGGCGCTGCGTGCTGCAGGGCTGAGCCAGCAGGACATGGACTGGATCGAACTGAACGAAGCGTTCGCTGCGCAGGCGCTCGCCGTCATCAAGGATTTGGACCTCGACACCAGCAAGGTCAACCCGATGGGTGGTGCGATTGCGCTGGGTCACCCGCTGGGCGCGACCGGCGCGATCCGCGCCGCGACCGTGGTGCACGCGCTGCGCCGTCACAACCTGAAGTACGGCATGGTGACGATGTGCGTGGGCACGGGCATGGGTGCGGCGGGCATCATCGAGCGCATGTAA